A window from Azoarcus sp. DD4 encodes these proteins:
- the copK gene encoding periplasmic Cu(I)/Cu(II)-binding protein CopK encodes MLKKALMVAALGIATTSAFAVDVERVEKSIPMKDGSTVYIFKDGKMGMEDKMGRAVRMKHGEVMETKDGQKIMMHGDEVMRLDSILRHDTRN; translated from the coding sequence ATGTTGAAGAAAGCACTGATGGTCGCGGCACTTGGGATTGCCACCACATCGGCCTTCGCGGTCGATGTCGAGCGGGTCGAAAAGTCCATCCCCATGAAGGATGGCTCGACGGTCTACATCTTCAAGGATGGGAAAATGGGCATGGAGGACAAGATGGGCCGTGCGGTGAGGATGAAACACGGCGAAGTGATGGAGACCAAGGATGGACAGAAGATCATGATGCACGGCGACGAGGTCATGCGTCTCGACAGCATCCTTCGCCACGACACCCGTAACTGA
- a CDS encoding DUF2933 domain-containing protein — MKAETEAEPRPSGRAESNLRVRRVFPVFVVLAAVLLIAEHRLHVLGYLPWLILLACPLMHVFMHRDHGHKRKRTPAEDQGNHDA, encoded by the coding sequence ATGAAAGCCGAGACGGAAGCCGAGCCCCGTCCATCCGGTCGGGCTGAATCGAACTTAAGGGTTCGCCGCGTATTTCCGGTCTTCGTCGTACTGGCGGCCGTTCTCCTTATCGCCGAGCACCGGCTCCATGTGCTCGGCTACCTACCGTGGCTCATCTTGCTTGCGTGCCCCCTGATGCACGTCTTCATGCATCGCGATCACGGCCACAAGAGAAAACGAACGCCGGCTGAAGACCAAGGTAACCATGATGCGTGA
- a CDS encoding isoprenylcysteine carboxylmethyltransferase family protein, with translation MSETSSYGLWSLVIINSLFFIAFAFSFTRPRTSQDWRSLGAYSAFILALFTEMYGFPLTIYLLSGWLSSKFPGIDFFAHDSGHLLEVMFGWSSNPHFGPFHLLSTVFIVGGFWLLAKAWPVLLEAQRTRRVADSGPYARIRHPQYVAFVLVMFGFLLQWPTLITLIMFPVLLIVYARLARREELDAIEAFGDAYRSYRDRTPAFIPRLR, from the coding sequence ATGAGTGAGACGTCGAGTTACGGCTTGTGGTCACTGGTTATCATCAACTCGCTGTTCTTCATCGCCTTCGCATTCAGCTTCACGCGTCCCCGCACAAGCCAGGACTGGCGATCCTTGGGCGCTTACTCGGCCTTCATCCTCGCGCTCTTCACCGAGATGTACGGCTTTCCGTTGACGATCTACCTGCTCTCGGGGTGGCTGTCTTCGAAATTTCCGGGAATCGATTTTTTTGCCCACGACTCGGGGCACCTCTTGGAGGTGATGTTCGGATGGAGCAGTAACCCGCACTTCGGCCCGTTTCACCTCTTGAGCACGGTGTTCATCGTCGGTGGCTTCTGGCTCTTGGCAAAGGCCTGGCCCGTACTCCTCGAGGCTCAGCGCACCCGCCGCGTCGCCGACAGTGGCCCGTACGCACGCATTCGACACCCGCAATACGTCGCTTTCGTTCTGGTCATGTTCGGCTTTTTGCTGCAATGGCCGACCTTGATCACGCTGATCATGTTCCCGGTTCTGTTGATCGTGTACGCCAGGCTCGCCCGCCGGGAAGAACTCGATGCGATCGAGGCATTCGGTGATGCCTATCGCTCATACCGCGACCGCACGCCGGCGTTCATTCCTCGCCTGCGGTAG
- a CDS encoding heavy metal translocating P-type ATPase, which translates to MTHEHSQGGHSGHTHRHDHASTGNDTDPVCGMTVKPDSPYRVIHAGHEYRFCSAKCQGKFETDPARYLAPETSQPSTEPAPVPGTEYTCPMHPEIRQIGPGTCPKCGMTLEPVMPGLEDEDNPELVDFRRRFWWTLPLTVIVTAIAMSGGFFDAMLGAARPWVELALATPVVLWSGWPFFVRCAQSIGNRSPNMWTLIGLGTGAAYVYSVVATVAPEVFPASFRMGEHVAVYFEAAAVIISLTLLGQVLELKARSETGAAIKALLGLAPKTARRIRADGTEEDIPLTHVHPGDRLRIRPGEKVPVDGSVAEGESAVDESMLTGEPIPVTKRPGDKVIGATLNTSGALVMIAEKIGSQTMLSQIVQMVAQAQRSRAPMQRLADVVAGWFVIVVVLIALTTFVVWGLFGPQPSWAYGLINAVAVLIIACPCALGLATPMSVMVATGKAATQGVLFRDAAAIESLRKVDTLIVDKTGTLTEGRPAFHSVVSAPGGTEADVLRIAASLDQGSEHPLAQAIVTEARARGLALSTPDTFESSSGIGVRGTVDGQRVVLGNTALMDDERIDWRGLAERAEALRLEGASVMYLAADGVLVGLIAVADPIKASTPEALDALRASGLRIIMATGDGLTTARAVGARLGIDEVYGEVKPADKNELVGKLQAEGHIVAMAGDGINDAPALARANVGIAMGTGTDVAMNSAHLTLVKGDLRGIATARSISVATVRNMHQNLVFAFLYNAAGVPIAAGVLYPAFGLLLSPLIAALAMSFSSASVVGNALRLGRKRI; encoded by the coding sequence ATGACCCACGAACATTCGCAGGGTGGCCATTCCGGCCACACTCATCGCCACGATCATGCATCGACAGGCAATGACACCGATCCGGTCTGCGGCATGACGGTAAAGCCCGACTCTCCGTATCGGGTCATTCACGCCGGACACGAATACCGGTTCTGCAGTGCGAAGTGCCAAGGCAAGTTCGAGACTGATCCGGCGCGGTATCTGGCACCGGAGACAAGTCAGCCTTCAACGGAACCCGCACCGGTGCCCGGCACGGAGTACACCTGCCCGATGCATCCGGAGATCCGCCAGATTGGACCGGGCACCTGCCCGAAATGCGGTATGACACTCGAGCCGGTGATGCCGGGTCTTGAGGATGAGGACAATCCCGAGCTCGTCGATTTCCGCCGCCGCTTCTGGTGGACCCTGCCGCTGACGGTGATCGTCACCGCGATCGCCATGTCTGGTGGGTTCTTCGATGCGATGCTGGGTGCGGCGCGGCCCTGGGTCGAGCTGGCCCTGGCGACACCGGTCGTGCTCTGGTCCGGTTGGCCGTTCTTCGTGCGCTGCGCCCAATCGATCGGCAACCGCAGCCCGAACATGTGGACCTTGATCGGGCTGGGGACGGGGGCAGCCTATGTGTATAGCGTCGTCGCCACGGTTGCGCCGGAGGTGTTTCCGGCCTCTTTCCGCATGGGCGAACACGTCGCGGTGTACTTCGAGGCAGCAGCGGTGATCATCTCGCTGACGCTCTTGGGCCAGGTGCTGGAGCTCAAGGCGCGATCGGAGACGGGCGCCGCGATCAAGGCGCTGCTCGGCCTCGCGCCCAAGACCGCGCGGCGCATTCGCGCGGATGGCACTGAAGAGGATATCCCGCTGACCCACGTCCATCCTGGCGACCGGCTGCGCATTCGTCCGGGTGAAAAGGTGCCGGTCGACGGTTCCGTTGCCGAAGGCGAGAGCGCGGTCGATGAATCGATGCTGACCGGCGAGCCGATCCCGGTGACCAAGCGCCCCGGCGACAAGGTGATCGGCGCGACGCTCAACACCAGCGGGGCGCTGGTCATGATCGCCGAGAAAATCGGCTCACAGACCATGCTGTCGCAGATCGTGCAGATGGTCGCGCAGGCCCAGCGCTCGCGCGCGCCGATGCAACGCCTGGCGGATGTCGTCGCGGGCTGGTTCGTCATCGTCGTCGTGCTCATCGCCCTTACGACTTTCGTGGTGTGGGGGCTCTTCGGACCCCAGCCGAGCTGGGCCTACGGCCTCATCAACGCGGTGGCGGTGCTGATCATCGCCTGCCCCTGCGCACTGGGCCTAGCCACGCCGATGTCGGTGATGGTGGCGACTGGCAAGGCCGCCACCCAGGGCGTGCTGTTTCGCGATGCGGCGGCGATCGAGTCGCTGCGCAAGGTCGACACCCTGATCGTGGACAAGACCGGCACGCTGACCGAAGGGCGCCCCGCCTTCCACAGCGTGGTGTCGGCGCCGGGCGGGACGGAGGCCGACGTGCTTCGCATCGCAGCCAGCCTCGATCAGGGCAGCGAGCACCCACTCGCCCAGGCCATCGTGACCGAGGCCCGCGCGCGCGGTCTGGCGCTCAGCACACCGGACACCTTCGAATCCTCTTCCGGCATCGGCGTGCGCGGTACAGTCGATGGCCAACGTGTGGTTCTGGGGAACACCGCCCTGATGGACGATGAGCGCATCGATTGGCGCGGGCTCGCGGAGCGCGCCGAGGCTTTGCGCTTGGAGGGCGCAAGCGTGATGTACCTCGCCGCAGACGGCGTGCTCGTCGGCCTCATCGCCGTTGCCGACCCGATCAAGGCTTCGACCCCGGAAGCGCTCGATGCGCTGCGCGCGAGCGGGCTCAGGATCATCATGGCCACGGGCGATGGGCTCACCACGGCGCGTGCGGTCGGTGCCCGCCTGGGCATCGACGAGGTCTATGGCGAAGTGAAGCCCGCCGACAAGAATGAGCTCGTCGGCAAACTGCAGGCCGAGGGGCACATCGTCGCCATGGCCGGCGACGGCATCAACGACGCGCCGGCGCTCGCGCGCGCGAATGTGGGTATCGCGATGGGCACGGGGACCGACGTCGCGATGAACAGTGCCCATCTGACTTTGGTCAAGGGTGATCTCCGGGGCATCGCCACCGCACGCAGCATCTCCGTCGCCACCGTGCGCAACATGCACCAGAACCTCGTGTTCGCCTTCCTGTACAACGCAGCGGGTGTGCCGATCGCAGCCGGGGTGCTCTATCCAGCGTTCGGGCTGCTTCTTTCACCGCTGATTGCCGCCCTGGCGATGAGCTTCAGTTCGGCGTCCGTGGTCGGCAACGCGTTGCGCCTCGGACGGAAAAGGATCTGA